Below is a genomic region from Virgibacillus dokdonensis.
ACAAGCAGCAGCAGATTACGACATGTATGTAGCGCGTGTACCATCTTATTCACCAAATGCTATTGCTGAGTTAGCTTTAACGCTTGCTATGTCGTTATTACGTCATACTGCTTACACAACCGTTAAAACGGCGAACAAAGATTTTACTGTTGATTCCGTTATGTTTAGTAAAGAAATTCGTAACTGTAAGGTAGGGATTATCGGGACAGGGAAAATTGGTTTAACAGAAGCAAAGCTTTTTAAGGGACTTGGTGCAGAAGTGCTCGGTTATGATGTTTACCAAAGTGAAGAAGCAAAGCAAACAGTTACTTTTATGGAATTAGATGATCTATTAAAAGAAAGTGATATTGTGAGCTTACATGTTCCTTATTTCCCAGGAAAAAATGATAAAATGGTCAACGATGAATTTATTGCCAAAATGAAGGATGGAGCCATTTTTATTAATACTGCTAGAGGGGAACTTCAAGATAATGAGGCGATCCTTAAAGCGCTTCGTACACATAAATTAGCTGGTTTTGCCACGGATGTCTTTGCGAATGAAAAGGAGATCTTCTTCAAACAGTTTAATGATGGTAAAAAGCTAGATTCAACTGTACAAGCACTCGTTGATTTATATCCACGTGTGCTGATTACACCGCACATCGGTTCAAATACAGACGAAGCTCTAACGAATATGATTGAGACAAGCTTTGAAAACTTACATGATACGATTACAAAAGGGAGCACGACAAATGTCGTAGAACTTCCTGAAAAAAGTCAAGCTGTATCATAGATTGGTAAAAAAACGTATGATTCCCCCTAAAAGTCTATATACTTTTCTATAGTAAAAAAAGAGGAAGCATCTTTGAAGATGCTTCCTCTTTTTTACAGTAAGATACAAGGGCATCTTGAGTCGAGTTATTTTTTGCAGGTGAGTGATTACCTATCATGTTTGAAAGCAAGAAAAATGGTGGGTTTTGCAACAGACTTTCTTTTATCTAAAGGGTAAATTCACTTATAATCTACAATTAAATGCTCTTTGTTTGGCACGACATGGTAAATCATAATAGGACGACCAACGGATAAATATTTTAATTCTGATTCTAAAAAACCAATGTCATTTAAATGCTGCAAGTATTTTCTTGTAGAAATTCGTGATAAGTCTATACTTGAAGCAATATCCTCGGTAGAGAAGGCATGAGTCTGTTTTTCAATAGCTTGAAGCACCTTTTTTAAGGTTAGTTTGGATAAACCTTTAGGGAGAGGTGTTAAGACATTATTATTTCTGGATGATATTGGTGTTTTTTCTTTAATAAGCAGTTGATCTAACGTTTCTTGATCCGTTTTTTCCATGCTCGTTGTCAATTTATGATATTGCATAAAGTTATCGATGGCTACTTTAAATCGTTGGTAGGTAAAAGGTTTAATTAGAAAGTCAATGACTCCGTACTCTAAGGACGTTTTAATTGTTCCAATATCATCCGCAGCTGTAATCATGATGACGGGGATCGAATACTGTTTTTGTCTTAATTCTTGCAAAAATTCTAAGCCTGTTTGGCCGGGTAAATAAACATCAAGCAAGATTAAATTGGGTATGTCCATTGTTAAGGCTTCCCAAACTTCCGTAATTGTTCCTACTGCGGCAATGGTATGAAATCCTTCTGATCGTTCGATATATTGTTGGTTAATGGTAGCTACCATTGGATCGTCTTCAACGATCATTACTTTCATCATTTTTGTTCCTCCATTTGAACGGAAAT
It encodes:
- a CDS encoding 2-hydroxyacid dehydrogenase, whose amino-acid sequence is MTIKVVCYGVRENEEPFFNKLNKYGFDLTLVEDLLTHDNIDTAKGMDAVLLRGNCVADRINIGKMCSFGVKYVFTRTVGYNHIDLQAAADYDMYVARVPSYSPNAIAELALTLAMSLLRHTAYTTVKTANKDFTVDSVMFSKEIRNCKVGIIGTGKIGLTEAKLFKGLGAEVLGYDVYQSEEAKQTVTFMELDDLLKESDIVSLHVPYFPGKNDKMVNDEFIAKMKDGAIFINTARGELQDNEAILKALRTHKLAGFATDVFANEKEIFFKQFNDGKKLDSTVQALVDLYPRVLITPHIGSNTDEALTNMIETSFENLHDTITKGSTTNVVELPEKSQAVS
- a CDS encoding response regulator, which translates into the protein MMKVMIVEDDPMVATINQQYIERSEGFHTIAAVGTITEVWEALTMDIPNLILLDVYLPGQTGLEFLQELRQKQYSIPVIMITAADDIGTIKTSLEYGVIDFLIKPFTYQRFKVAIDNFMQYHKLTTSMEKTDQETLDQLLIKEKTPISSRNNNVLTPLPKGLSKLTLKKVLQAIEKQTHAFSTEDIASSIDLSRISTRKYLQHLNDIGFLESELKYLSVGRPIMIYHVVPNKEHLIVDYK